From the genome of Solidesulfovibrio carbinolicus, one region includes:
- a CDS encoding TetR/AcrR family transcriptional regulator, which yields MNAPARKTSAATAKDREATKRRLIEAVGRVLARQGFQAVGVNTVAREAGVDKVLIYRYFDGLPGLVAAFAREGGFWPDLDELCGGDRQAFLALPFAQRMSLAVRNYLRAVRSRPLTREILAWRFLERNELTDALDTARAEAGAAILALAGEGVQRPDIDLPALHVLIGAAINHLAVRQDREPIFAGLPLDDPATWERVEAMLDRMVLAVLG from the coding sequence ATGAACGCTCCAGCCCGCAAAACCTCCGCCGCCACGGCCAAGGACCGGGAAGCCACCAAGCGCCGGCTCATCGAAGCCGTGGGCCGGGTGCTGGCCCGGCAGGGCTTCCAGGCCGTGGGCGTCAACACCGTGGCCCGGGAGGCCGGGGTGGATAAGGTGCTCATCTACCGCTACTTCGACGGGTTGCCCGGGTTGGTGGCGGCCTTTGCCCGGGAGGGCGGCTTCTGGCCCGACCTCGACGAGCTGTGCGGCGGCGACCGCCAGGCCTTTTTGGCCCTGCCCTTTGCCCAGCGAATGTCCCTGGCCGTGCGCAACTACCTGCGGGCCGTGCGCTCCCGGCCGCTGACCCGGGAAATCCTGGCCTGGCGGTTTCTGGAGAGAAACGAGCTCACCGACGCCCTGGACACGGCCCGGGCCGAAGCCGGCGCGGCCATCCTGGCCCTGGCCGGCGAGGGCGTGCAGCGGCCGGACATCGATCTGCCAGCCTTGCACGTGCTGATCGGCGCGGCCATCAACCACTTGGCCGTGCGCCAAGACCGCGAACCGATCTTCGCCGGTCTGCCCCTGGACGACCCCGCCACCTGGGAACGCGTTGAAGCCATGCTCGACCGCATGGTGCTCGCCGTGCTGGGATGA
- a CDS encoding helix-turn-helix transcriptional regulator, with protein sequence MSEKAGPGKQDRYMQPSILMALLDGRSHGYELLQQIGEYGFLKGDAPPGMIYRHLRQMEDEGLVASQWDASGSGPAKRVYAITDEGREVLDAWVGYMERHAASLLAFVERYKKR encoded by the coding sequence ATGTCGGAAAAAGCGGGGCCGGGTAAACAGGACCGCTACATGCAGCCGTCGATCCTGATGGCGTTGCTGGACGGCCGGTCGCACGGCTATGAGCTGTTGCAACAGATTGGCGAGTATGGATTTTTGAAGGGCGACGCGCCGCCGGGGATGATTTACCGGCACTTGCGCCAGATGGAGGACGAGGGGTTGGTGGCGTCCCAGTGGGACGCGTCCGGGTCTGGTCCGGCCAAGCGGGTGTACGCGATCACGGACGAGGGGCGGGAGGTTTTGGACGCCTGGGTGGGCTACATGGAGCGCCACGCCGCCAGCCTGCTGGCTTTCGTGGAGCGCTACAAAAAACGGTAA
- a CDS encoding amino acid kinase family protein: MSKLIREQAEGGRLHIDSPLMGESLVSRALLATQGQREVFRMHPDVNVLKIGGQSIMDRGAKALLPILDELLKAKEQHKIILMTGGGTRARHIYNIGLELGMPTGVLSKLGDKVASQNAEILSVLLAKHGGVRIGHGDHLEQLTMFCQLGYLPITPGIPPYGFFEHPAEEGMIPPHRTDSGAFLLAENIGAKSLIYLKDEKGLYSDDPKKAKDREKLEFYGRISVSELTALNLDDLIVERPVLRFLKHSKVIKQFQVIDALRHPEHILAALNGEHVGTIVYKDE, translated from the coding sequence ATGAGCAAACTCATCCGTGAACAGGCCGAAGGCGGCCGCCTGCATATCGACTCGCCGCTCATGGGCGAATCCCTGGTCAGCCGGGCGCTTTTGGCCACCCAGGGCCAGCGCGAAGTCTTCCGTATGCACCCCGACGTGAACGTGCTCAAAATCGGCGGCCAGTCCATCATGGACCGGGGAGCCAAGGCCCTGCTGCCAATCCTCGACGAACTGCTCAAGGCCAAGGAACAGCACAAGATCATCCTCATGACCGGCGGCGGCACCCGGGCGCGCCACATCTACAACATCGGCCTGGAACTCGGCATGCCCACGGGCGTGCTGTCCAAGCTCGGCGACAAGGTGGCCTCCCAGAACGCCGAAATCCTCTCCGTGCTCCTGGCCAAGCACGGCGGCGTGCGCATCGGCCACGGCGACCACCTCGAACAGCTCACCATGTTCTGCCAGCTCGGCTACCTGCCCATCACCCCGGGCATCCCGCCCTACGGCTTCTTCGAACACCCGGCCGAGGAAGGCATGATCCCGCCGCACCGCACCGACTCCGGCGCGTTCCTTCTGGCCGAAAATATCGGCGCGAAATCGCTCATTTACCTCAAAGACGAAAAGGGCCTCTACAGCGACGATCCCAAAAAGGCCAAAGACCGCGAAAAACTCGAATTCTACGGCCGCATCTCCGTCAGCGAACTGACCGCGCTCAACCTCGACGACCTCATCGTGGAACGGCCCGTGCTGCGCTTCCTCAAACACAGCAAGGTCATCAAACAATTCCAGGTCATCGACGCCCTGCGCCATCCTGAGCACATCCTCGCGGCCCTCAACGGCGAACACGTCGGTACCATCGTTTATAAAGACGAGTAG
- a CDS encoding sulfite exporter TauE/SafE family protein, with protein MYFPTAGIETALWLPPVVAFAISFFTSMGGVSGAFLLLPFQMSFLGYTHPSVSATNQLFNIVAIPSGVYRYVKEGRMVWPLTWMVIVGTLPGVLIGAVVRVTWLPDPRDFKLFVGLVMLYIGTRMVKSLFFSSADKGAAAANEKKFQAQAVARRQGRQDADGPASSVRVLSFTAKQLSYSFYEETYTVSTMGVFSLCFIVGIVGGIYGIGGGSIVAPFFISFWKLPVYTVAGAALMGTFVTSVAGVAFYQILAFSYPTMSVAPDWMLGLLFGLGGMGGMYLGARCQKFVPSKYIKLFLVAVLLYTGIKYTVDFLR; from the coding sequence GTGTACTTCCCGACCGCCGGAATCGAGACCGCGCTCTGGCTTCCTCCCGTCGTCGCCTTTGCCATCTCCTTTTTCACCTCCATGGGAGGCGTATCCGGGGCCTTTCTCCTGCTGCCCTTTCAAATGTCGTTTTTGGGTTATACCCACCCGTCCGTCAGCGCCACCAACCAACTTTTCAATATCGTGGCCATCCCCAGCGGCGTTTACCGCTATGTGAAAGAGGGGCGCATGGTCTGGCCGCTAACCTGGATGGTTATCGTCGGCACGCTGCCTGGGGTGCTTATCGGCGCGGTGGTGCGCGTGACCTGGTTGCCCGACCCGCGCGACTTCAAGCTGTTTGTGGGTCTGGTCATGCTCTATATCGGCACGCGGATGGTCAAAAGCTTGTTTTTCTCCAGCGCCGACAAGGGCGCGGCGGCGGCCAACGAAAAGAAGTTCCAGGCCCAGGCCGTGGCCCGACGCCAAGGACGCCAGGACGCCGACGGCCCCGCCTCCTCTGTCCGCGTGTTGTCTTTCACCGCAAAGCAGCTATCTTACTCGTTTTACGAAGAAACTTATACAGTCTCGACCATGGGCGTCTTCAGCCTCTGCTTCATCGTGGGCATCGTGGGAGGAATTTACGGCATTGGCGGCGGCTCCATCGTGGCCCCTTTCTTCATCTCCTTCTGGAAGTTGCCCGTTTATACCGTAGCCGGAGCAGCCCTTATGGGCACGTTTGTCACCTCTGTCGCCGGCGTCGCTTTCTATCAAATACTGGCGTTCTCTTATCCGACAATGTCGGTTGCCCCGGACTGGATGCTGGGCTTGCTTTTCGGCCTTGGCGGCATGGGCGGGATGTATCTGGGCGCTCGCTGCCAAAAGTTCGTTCCCTCGAAATACATCAAGCTCTTTCTCGTGGCCGTGCTCTTGTACACGGGCATCAAGTACACGGTCGACTTTCTGCGCTAA
- a CDS encoding winged helix-turn-helix domain-containing protein, protein MHTIKAVQRLHLWLETGDGMLLGLGRIQLLELVEELGSLNKAASAMGMSYRAAWGRMKQTETVIGEPLVERSGPKKGFRLTPLGHDLVQLFRVWHKDVEAFAVARAKELFPWPTEPYNEEHPKAPSSS, encoded by the coding sequence ATGCACACGATCAAGGCCGTGCAGCGGCTGCATTTATGGCTCGAAACCGGAGACGGCATGCTGCTTGGGCTGGGCCGGATTCAACTTCTCGAACTTGTGGAGGAACTGGGGTCGCTCAACAAGGCGGCCTCGGCCATGGGCATGTCCTACCGCGCCGCCTGGGGCCGCATGAAGCAGACGGAAACCGTCATCGGCGAACCGCTGGTGGAGCGTTCGGGCCCCAAAAAAGGCTTTCGCTTGACCCCCCTTGGCCATGACTTGGTGCAGCTTTTTCGCGTCTGGCACAAGGATGTGGAAGCCTTTGCCGTGGCCCGGGCCAAGGAGCTTTTCCCCTGGCCAACCGAACCGTACAACGAAGAACACCCCAAAGCCCCCTCTTCTTCCTGA
- a CDS encoding ABC transporter permease, whose protein sequence is MNADPRFTWLFWTVWRRNLLVYRRIWTVNFLPPMLEPVFYLLAFGLGFSGLVREVHWNGQTLSYTEFFAPSMLAATVMWQAFLETSYASFVRMFYQKTYDALLATPLTVEEIIIAEIVWGATRAVIAAVLMLVVIALLGYVPSLHALAILPIAFLGGLAFGAMGMATTSVTSSIDMFNLPIFLVITPMFLFSGTFFPLTGLPAWASGLAQGLPLYYLAELTRSACLGLLDASSLWHLLALAACAAIFIPLSLAGMRRRLVK, encoded by the coding sequence ATGAACGCCGATCCCCGCTTTACCTGGCTTTTTTGGACCGTGTGGCGGCGCAACCTGCTGGTCTACCGCCGCATCTGGACGGTCAACTTCCTGCCGCCCATGCTGGAGCCGGTCTTTTACCTGCTGGCCTTCGGCCTGGGGTTTTCCGGGCTGGTGCGAGAGGTCCACTGGAACGGACAGACCCTGTCCTACACCGAGTTCTTCGCCCCCTCCATGCTGGCGGCCACCGTCATGTGGCAGGCCTTTCTGGAGACCTCCTACGCCTCGTTCGTGCGCATGTTCTACCAGAAAACCTACGACGCCCTGCTGGCCACGCCGCTGACCGTCGAAGAAATCATCATCGCCGAGATCGTCTGGGGCGCGACCCGGGCAGTCATCGCCGCCGTGCTCATGCTCGTGGTCATCGCGCTTCTCGGCTACGTCCCAAGCCTGCACGCCCTGGCCATCCTGCCCATCGCCTTCCTCGGCGGGCTGGCCTTCGGAGCCATGGGCATGGCCACCACCAGCGTCACCTCGTCCATCGACATGTTCAACCTGCCGATCTTCCTGGTCATCACGCCCATGTTCCTGTTTTCCGGCACGTTTTTCCCCTTGACCGGCCTGCCGGCCTGGGCTTCGGGCCTGGCCCAGGGCCTGCCGCTCTACTATCTGGCCGAACTCACCCGTTCGGCCTGCCTGGGGCTGCTCGACGCCTCTTCCCTCTGGCACCTGCTGGCCCTGGCCGCCTGCGCCGCCATCTTCATTCCCCTGTCCCTGGCCGGCATGCGGCGGCGGCTGGTAAAGTAG
- a CDS encoding 4Fe-4S binding protein — translation MSYRISPKALLRLPQWFFFLATVYIGVEFARFCLSVTAGQAGTVARPAGVEGFLPISALLGLRRLLATGSFDPVHPAGLWILLAALAMGLVFRKGFCGHVCPVGFLAARLGRLGQRLGLARSLSPRLDAVLGLPKYLLLAFFLFTTFFGMDLAGIEAFLRSPYNITADARMLLFFAHPSLTAVVVLTVLALLGLVYRGSFCRWLCPYGALLGLLARLGPTTLTRDADGCTGCGRCRAACPVDLPITAGPRPMTCSGCGSCVVACPRRTSAVRFAFAGLPAPWWLTAAGSAGVFALVYIAANALGLWQNALPPNMLARLYAMALGG, via the coding sequence ATGTCGTACCGTATTTCGCCCAAGGCGCTGCTGCGCCTGCCGCAGTGGTTTTTCTTCTTGGCAACGGTCTATATCGGGGTGGAGTTCGCCCGCTTCTGTCTGTCCGTGACCGCCGGCCAGGCCGGCACGGTGGCCCGCCCGGCCGGCGTGGAAGGCTTTTTGCCCATAAGCGCCCTGCTTGGGCTGCGCCGGCTGCTGGCCACCGGCTCTTTTGATCCGGTGCATCCGGCCGGGTTGTGGATTCTTCTGGCCGCCCTGGCCATGGGGCTGGTCTTTCGCAAAGGCTTTTGCGGCCATGTCTGCCCCGTCGGCTTCCTGGCCGCGCGCCTGGGCCGTCTGGGCCAGCGCCTGGGCCTGGCCCGAAGCCTGTCCCCGCGCCTGGACGCCGTCCTGGGCCTGCCCAAATACCTGCTGCTGGCCTTTTTCCTCTTCACCACGTTCTTCGGCATGGACTTGGCCGGCATCGAAGCCTTCCTGCGCTCGCCCTACAACATCACGGCCGATGCCCGGATGCTGCTGTTTTTCGCCCACCCCAGCCTCACCGCCGTCGTGGTCCTGACCGTCCTGGCCCTGCTCGGGCTCGTCTATCGCGGCTCGTTTTGCCGTTGGCTGTGCCCCTACGGCGCGCTGCTCGGGCTGCTCGCCCGTCTTGGCCCCACGACGCTCACTCGCGACGCCGATGGCTGCACCGGCTGCGGCCGCTGCCGCGCCGCCTGTCCGGTGGATCTGCCCATAACGGCCGGTCCGCGCCCCATGACCTGCTCGGGCTGCGGCTCCTGCGTGGTTGCCTGCCCGCGCCGGACCTCGGCCGTGCGCTTTGCCTTCGCCGGCCTGCCCGCGCCCTGGTGGCTGACGGCCGCCGGCTCGGCCGGCGTCTTCGCCCTGGTCTATATCGCGGCCAACGCCTTGGGCCTGTGGCAAAACGCTCTGCCGCCGAACATGCTGGCCCGGCTCTACGCCATGGCCCTGGGCGGCTGA
- a CDS encoding MATE family efflux transporter translates to MEKKSGLLAAGVGFGTIWSLAWPQILMMFLTFCIGFVDVYVGGRIDRETQAAVGVLAQAMFFFQVVAAAVANGAVAAVSQSEGAGRLARAGRYVWLCLLAGVAASVAVMALGLVFRDAFLGLLQMPAPIWDTARYFLTVLLLLLPIQSFFIIANALFRARRLVMTPLFAWGLAAVLNTLGDFGFGLGRFGLPDFGYAGVAWSTFISVTAGMAFNLAALIHVGMLRRDQFPCWRWARCASRYLLRVAWPSGLMQIVWHTGYLLLFSVVGSLPTGSVAALAGMSAGMRLESILFLPPMAFNFTASILVGNLIGAGRPDEARRVGYRIAWAGVAAISLMGLCLWPFLPAAAAFVSPDPEAAAQAVSYLRYNVAAIPFTVAGLILIGAMTGAGATLLTMFVTGGSVWLVRLPLAFLLGHSLLGRAEGVWISMFVSQAVQSLACLGVYRYADWTRFGMGGGKTRK, encoded by the coding sequence ATGGAGAAAAAAAGCGGACTGCTGGCCGCCGGTGTCGGCTTTGGGACCATCTGGTCCCTGGCCTGGCCGCAGATCCTCATGATGTTTTTGACGTTTTGCATCGGTTTCGTCGACGTCTACGTGGGCGGGCGCATCGACCGGGAAACCCAGGCGGCGGTGGGCGTTTTGGCCCAGGCCATGTTTTTTTTCCAGGTTGTTGCCGCCGCCGTGGCCAACGGAGCCGTGGCCGCCGTCAGCCAGTCCGAGGGCGCGGGGCGTCTGGCCAGGGCCGGGCGCTATGTCTGGCTGTGCCTGCTGGCCGGGGTGGCCGCCTCGGTGGCCGTCATGGCCCTGGGGCTGGTCTTTCGTGACGCCTTTCTCGGCTTGCTCCAGATGCCGGCCCCCATCTGGGACACGGCCCGCTATTTCCTGACCGTGTTGTTGCTGCTGCTGCCCATCCAGTCGTTTTTCATCATCGCCAACGCCCTGTTCCGGGCGCGTCGGCTGGTCATGACGCCGCTTTTTGCCTGGGGCCTGGCCGCCGTGCTCAATACCCTGGGTGATTTCGGCTTTGGCCTGGGACGCTTCGGCCTGCCGGACTTCGGCTATGCCGGCGTGGCCTGGAGCACGTTTATTTCGGTCACGGCCGGCATGGCCTTCAACCTGGCCGCGCTCATCCACGTCGGCATGCTGCGGCGCGACCAGTTCCCCTGCTGGCGCTGGGCGCGCTGCGCCAGCCGCTATCTGCTGCGGGTCGCCTGGCCGTCGGGGCTCATGCAGATCGTGTGGCACACCGGCTATTTGCTCCTTTTTTCCGTGGTCGGCTCGCTGCCCACGGGCAGCGTGGCCGCCCTGGCCGGCATGTCGGCCGGGATGCGGCTGGAATCGATACTCTTTTTGCCGCCCATGGCCTTTAATTTCACGGCCTCCATCCTGGTCGGCAATTTGATCGGAGCCGGCCGGCCCGACGAGGCCCGGCGGGTGGGCTACCGCATCGCCTGGGCGGGCGTGGCCGCCATCAGCCTCATGGGGCTTTGCCTGTGGCCGTTTCTGCCGGCGGCGGCCGCGTTTGTCTCCCCGGACCCCGAGGCGGCGGCCCAGGCGGTTTCGTATTTGCGATACAACGTCGCGGCCATTCCCTTTACCGTGGCCGGTCTTATTCTCATCGGGGCCATGACCGGGGCCGGGGCGACGCTTTTAACCATGTTCGTCACCGGCGGTTCCGTCTGGCTTGTGCGGTTGCCCTTGGCGTTTTTATTGGGGCATAGCCTCCTTGGCCGGGCCGAGGGGGTGTGGATTTCCATGTTCGTGTCCCAGGCCGTGCAGTCGCTGGCCTGCCTGGGGGTGTACCGCTACGCGGATTGGACGCGTTTCGGCATGGGCGGCGGCAAGACGAGGAAGTAA
- a CDS encoding ABC transporter ATP-binding protein, with protein MQTPSAEPVLELTDVRKAYGDFEAVRGVSFAVSRGECFGLLGPNGAGKTTTIRMIYGFSPRSSGEIRLFGQDIATAFRRIKSRLGVCQQGNTLDPDLSVLENLLVFAGYFGIPRAEAKARAEELLAFFALEGKKRFQYEELSGGMARRLMLARAIVNRPELLILDEPTTGLDPQSRNTLWDRLLDLKRQGMTILLTTHAMEEAERFCDRLCIIDHGRVVTEGDPTGLVAAHAGRHALEVESPEPAMADHLAAAGARFDRSGRRLIVYGDDKAALLALRERFCAESGFLRPATLEDVFLRATGRELRE; from the coding sequence ATGCAGACGCCATCCGCTGAACCGGTTCTGGAACTGACCGACGTGCGCAAAGCCTACGGCGACTTCGAGGCCGTGCGCGGGGTGAGCTTTGCCGTGTCCCGGGGCGAATGCTTCGGACTTTTAGGCCCCAACGGCGCAGGCAAGACCACCACCATCCGCATGATCTACGGTTTCTCGCCCCGGTCCTCCGGCGAGATCCGGCTGTTCGGCCAGGACATCGCCACGGCCTTTCGCCGCATCAAATCCCGCCTGGGCGTCTGCCAGCAGGGCAACACCCTGGACCCGGATTTGAGCGTGCTCGAAAACCTCCTCGTCTTTGCCGGCTATTTCGGCATCCCCCGGGCCGAGGCCAAGGCCCGGGCCGAGGAACTGCTGGCCTTTTTCGCCCTGGAAGGCAAAAAACGCTTCCAGTACGAGGAACTCTCCGGCGGCATGGCCCGCCGGCTCATGCTCGCCCGGGCCATCGTCAACCGGCCGGAACTGCTCATCCTCGACGAACCCACCACCGGCCTTGATCCACAGTCGCGCAACACCCTCTGGGACCGGCTGCTGGACCTCAAGCGCCAGGGCATGACGATCCTGCTCACCACCCACGCCATGGAAGAGGCCGAGCGGTTTTGCGACCGGCTGTGCATCATCGATCACGGCCGGGTGGTCACCGAAGGCGACCCGACCGGGCTGGTGGCCGCCCATGCCGGACGCCACGCCCTGGAAGTGGAATCCCCGGAACCGGCCATGGCCGACCATCTCGCCGCCGCCGGGGCGCGCTTTGACCGCTCGGGCCGCCGGCTCATTGTCTACGGCGACGACAAGGCGGCGCTTTTGGCCCTTCGCGAGCGCTTTTGCGCCGAGTCGGGCTTTCTGCGGCCGGCCACCCTGGAAGACGTTTTCCTGCGCGCAACCGGCCGGGAGCTTCGCGAATGA
- a CDS encoding DUF2156 domain-containing protein, producing MREGFEAISLERRDEYLERLAKCPEKVSDYSFGNLWGWAEEYGLSWRFGESHVWILQTKPYEVFWAPVGPWTNVDWSACPCLAQGLDFIRVPEMLCGILSDAMPDRVTTQEARDHDDYVYSVPELVELRGNKFHKKKNLLSQFQRTYDYEYKPLTPDCVEETLELQRQWFAWRDPEDSGALLAENQAIVRVLQSWDRFPGLMGGAIRVDGEMIAYTVAEALTPEMLVIHFEKGRPGFKGVYQAINQMFLADAGTPYALVNREQDLGDEGLRKAKLSYNPCMYLKKCKVSVAAAG from the coding sequence ATGCGAGAAGGTTTTGAGGCCATTTCCCTGGAGCGGCGCGACGAATACCTGGAGCGCCTGGCAAAGTGCCCCGAGAAGGTTTCGGACTACAGCTTCGGCAACCTCTGGGGCTGGGCCGAGGAATACGGCCTGTCCTGGCGGTTTGGCGAAAGCCATGTCTGGATCTTGCAGACTAAGCCCTATGAAGTCTTTTGGGCGCCGGTGGGGCCGTGGACCAACGTCGATTGGAGCGCCTGCCCGTGTCTGGCCCAGGGGCTGGACTTCATCCGGGTGCCCGAGATGTTGTGCGGCATCCTCTCCGACGCCATGCCCGACCGGGTGACCACCCAGGAGGCCCGGGACCACGACGACTACGTCTACAGCGTGCCCGAACTGGTGGAGCTTCGCGGCAACAAGTTCCACAAGAAGAAAAATCTGCTCAGCCAGTTTCAGCGGACCTACGACTACGAATACAAGCCGCTGACCCCGGATTGCGTGGAAGAGACCCTGGAACTGCAGCGTCAGTGGTTCGCCTGGCGTGATCCCGAGGATTCCGGGGCGCTTTTGGCTGAAAATCAAGCAATCGTGCGGGTGCTCCAGAGCTGGGACCGTTTCCCGGGCCTTATGGGCGGGGCCATCCGGGTGGACGGCGAGATGATCGCTTATACCGTGGCCGAAGCGCTGACCCCGGAAATGCTGGTGATCCACTTCGAAAAAGGCCGGCCGGGCTTCAAGGGCGTGTATCAGGCCATCAATCAAATGTTTCTGGCCGATGCCGGAACGCCCTACGCCCTGGTCAACCGGGAGCAGGATCTGGGCGACGAGGGATTGCGCAAGGCCAAACTCTCCTACAACCCCTGCATGTATCTCAAAAAATGCAAGGTTTCCGTGGCGGCGGCCGGATAA
- a CDS encoding response regulator, which yields MNKTLRILVVDDSKVMRGVLRKMLGCDGTEVLEAHDGKHALEVLAVEPVDCVISDWNMPRMKGIDLLRQVRQDAALAHLPFVMVTAEAMAQNVAEADAASVSAYLTKPFTAEDLWTTLRGILPGAASA from the coding sequence ATGAATAAGACGCTTCGTATTCTCGTCGTTGACGACTCCAAGGTCATGCGCGGGGTGCTGCGCAAGATGCTCGGTTGTGACGGAACCGAAGTGCTGGAAGCCCACGACGGCAAGCACGCCCTGGAAGTGCTGGCCGTCGAGCCGGTGGACTGCGTCATCTCCGACTGGAACATGCCGCGCATGAAGGGCATCGATCTGTTGCGCCAGGTCCGGCAGGACGCCGCCCTGGCCCACCTGCCCTTTGTCATGGTCACGGCCGAGGCCATGGCCCAGAACGTGGCCGAGGCCGACGCCGCCAGTGTCAGCGCCTACCTCACCAAGCCCTTCACCGCCGAGGACCTCTGGACCACCCTGCGCGGCATCCTGCCGGGGGCCGCGTCGGCTTGA
- a CDS encoding AAA-type ATPase lid domain-containing protein yields the protein MDAVSFAVLRRAVDCLALAEDTGRSLDAVLAGLLAVLAETPALTHAAVVLLDADERPAIRASLGSPDMGLILSATLERGQDAARARVLRRGAAAVAADKSGEVAVARDEAAMLAAPVVVGGVGAGVFFADALLGGQASLADELRAAELIAGLISRLADMAGVAVSRGTALTRELTFLRSKVSLRYRHVFSDGQSPVMRQLRAEADRAALSDAPLALVGEDGSGRAVLARLIHELSPRAVHPFTVFAAGEESDPAKAGRRLFGGARGYAGGSGPGLLEEAEGGMVLIEDAHRLPPELAQRLAAYLAAGTYTRLGGGRERRGTARLAFQAPSEQALSPALTAVATLAAIRVPSLRERPEDIPALLDHLFSVEAARGGRRMTLTSKALRALETYDWPGNIREMELMASRLAVTAPEERIDIADIPPEVLAEGERPPVLPEDAAELRDMERQQVLNALERHGWVQSRAARELGLTLRQIGYRIRKYGLAREGEEDV from the coding sequence ATGGATGCCGTGAGTTTCGCCGTCCTGCGCCGGGCCGTGGATTGTCTGGCCCTTGCCGAGGACACAGGCCGCAGCCTGGACGCCGTGCTGGCCGGGTTGTTGGCTGTTTTGGCCGAGACGCCGGCCTTGACCCATGCCGCCGTGGTGCTGCTCGACGCCGACGAACGGCCGGCCATACGGGCCAGCCTGGGGTCGCCGGACATGGGACTTATCCTGTCGGCGACGCTGGAGCGCGGCCAGGACGCGGCCCGGGCGCGGGTGCTGCGGCGCGGCGCGGCGGCGGTTGCGGCTGACAAGAGCGGCGAGGTGGCGGTGGCCCGTGACGAGGCGGCCATGCTGGCCGCGCCGGTGGTGGTGGGCGGCGTGGGCGCGGGCGTTTTTTTTGCCGACGCGCTCCTTGGCGGCCAGGCCTCCCTGGCCGACGAACTGCGCGCGGCGGAGCTTATCGCCGGGCTTATCAGCCGGCTGGCGGACATGGCCGGAGTGGCCGTGTCGCGCGGAACGGCCCTCACCCGGGAACTGACGTTTTTGCGCTCCAAGGTGTCGCTGCGCTACCGCCATGTGTTTTCCGACGGCCAAAGCCCGGTGATGCGGCAGTTGCGCGCCGAGGCCGACCGGGCGGCCCTGTCCGACGCGCCGCTGGCCCTGGTCGGCGAGGACGGCTCGGGCCGGGCGGTGCTGGCCCGGCTCATCCATGAGCTTTCGCCCCGGGCGGTGCACCCGTTTACGGTGTTCGCGGCCGGGGAGGAATCCGACCCGGCCAAAGCCGGCCGCCGGCTTTTCGGCGGCGCGCGGGGCTATGCCGGGGGCAGCGGCCCGGGGCTTCTGGAAGAGGCCGAGGGCGGCATGGTGCTCATCGAGGACGCCCACCGTCTGCCTCCCGAGCTGGCCCAGCGTCTGGCGGCCTACCTGGCCGCCGGGACATACACCCGCCTGGGCGGCGGCCGGGAGCGCCGAGGCACGGCGCGGCTGGCCTTCCAGGCCCCAAGCGAACAGGCGCTGTCCCCGGCACTGACTGCCGTGGCCACCCTGGCCGCCATCCGCGTGCCGAGCCTGCGGGAGCGGCCCGAGGACATTCCCGCGCTGCTGGACCATCTCTTTTCGGTGGAAGCCGCGCGCGGCGGCCGGCGCATGACGCTCACGTCCAAGGCGCTGCGGGCACTGGAGACCTACGACTGGCCGGGCAACATCCGCGAGATGGAGCTGATGGCCTCGCGGCTGGCCGTGACCGCCCCGGAAGAGCGCATCGACATCGCCGACATCCCGCCCGAGGTGCTGGCCGAGGGCGAACGCCCGCCGGTTCTGCCCGAAGACGCGGCCGAACTGCGCGACATGGAGCGCCAGCAGGTCTTAAACGCCCTGGAGCGCCACGGCTGGGTGCAGTCGCGGGCCGCCCGGGAGCTGGGGCTGACCCTGCGCCAGATCGGCTATCGCATCCGCAAATACGGCCTGGCCCGCGAGGGCGAGGAAGACGTCTGA